One window of Cohnella hashimotonis genomic DNA carries:
- a CDS encoding sensor histidine kinase, with protein sequence MFRTIRTKFAVGFFVIFCVSFLLLNQIIAGIIASGNRKIITDDLIGLKNNSGVYVRQAFLINHYASDEIYFAQMAEEMVGDLRHATSDDVGAYSPAGELLYASDKAAFSGGTADDLRHAVSGETAYSVSYEHGTASVLYAYPVVVDGKKVGILRFAKDYSPLYEQSRRILDSLYYIALAVFAAAFLFAYLLSRHVTVPIVKLTKASSQVTDGVLDVNLTIRRRDEVGRLADNFNTMIGKIRGQIATIESDRDRLKALNAQRKQFFDNVTHELKTPLTSIIGYAEMIRSNGADDPAFFAKGMDHIVQEGRRLHELVVHLLEQSNPRPELRADELERLDAARLLRDVCESMAFKAERYGKTIACAADEDLFVEGDADQLRQLFINLVDNAIKYGDAGTEIDVRAEREAATVRCRIDSIGEPIGDAQLARIFEPFYRGEAGSGETGSVGLGLSISHAIVGRHGGTIRIDSEDRRTSVRVALPYAAERGVFGR encoded by the coding sequence ATGTTCCGGACGATCCGCACCAAGTTCGCCGTCGGTTTCTTCGTTATTTTCTGCGTATCGTTCCTGCTGCTGAACCAGATCATCGCGGGCATCATCGCGTCGGGCAACCGAAAGATTATAACGGACGATCTGATCGGCCTCAAAAACAACAGCGGCGTTTACGTCCGGCAGGCGTTTCTCATCAATCATTACGCAAGCGACGAGATCTACTTCGCGCAGATGGCCGAGGAGATGGTCGGCGATCTGCGTCATGCCACCTCGGACGATGTCGGCGCGTATTCGCCGGCAGGCGAGCTGCTGTACGCATCCGACAAGGCGGCGTTCTCCGGCGGGACGGCCGACGATCTGCGTCATGCCGTCAGCGGCGAGACGGCGTACTCGGTATCCTACGAACACGGCACGGCCTCGGTGCTGTACGCTTATCCGGTCGTCGTGGACGGCAAGAAGGTCGGCATCTTGCGTTTCGCCAAGGACTACTCACCACTTTACGAGCAGAGCCGCCGCATTCTCGATTCCCTCTATTACATCGCGCTGGCCGTCTTTGCCGCTGCCTTCCTGTTCGCCTACCTGCTGTCGCGCCACGTCACCGTGCCGATCGTCAAGCTGACGAAGGCTTCGTCTCAGGTGACGGACGGCGTCCTGGACGTCAATCTCACGATCCGGCGGCGGGATGAAGTCGGCAGGCTGGCCGACAACTTCAACACGATGATCGGAAAAATCCGGGGACAGATCGCGACGATCGAGTCGGACCGCGACCGGCTGAAGGCGCTTAATGCGCAGCGCAAGCAGTTTTTCGACAATGTCACGCACGAGCTGAAGACGCCGCTGACGTCGATCATCGGCTATGCCGAGATGATCCGGTCGAACGGGGCGGACGATCCGGCCTTCTTCGCCAAGGGCATGGACCATATCGTTCAAGAGGGCCGCCGCCTGCACGAACTGGTCGTGCATCTGCTGGAGCAGTCCAATCCCCGGCCCGAGCTGCGGGCGGACGAGCTTGAACGGCTCGACGCGGCCCGGCTGCTGCGGGACGTGTGCGAGTCGATGGCCTTCAAGGCGGAGCGGTACGGGAAGACGATCGCGTGCGCGGCCGACGAAGACCTGTTCGTCGAAGGCGATGCGGATCAGCTCAGACAGCTGTTCATCAATCTGGTCGACAATGCGATTAAGTACGGCGACGCGGGAACGGAGATCGACGTCCGGGCGGAGCGGGAGGCGGCGACGGTTCGCTGCCGGATCGACAGCATCGGCGAGCCGATCGGGGACGCGCAACTGGCGCGGATTTTCGAGCCGTTCTACAGGGGCGAAGCCGGCTCGGGGGAGACCGGCAGCGTCGGGCTGGGCCTCAGCATCAGCCATGCGATCGTCGGGCGGCACGGCGGCACGATTCGAATCGACAGCGAAGACAGGCGGACTTCGGTGCGGGTCGCGCTGCCATACGCCGCGGAGAGGGGGGTGTTCGGGCGATGA
- a CDS encoding response regulator transcription factor — protein MNGTKILIVEDEAAIADLLAYGLAREGFRTQTAGTGAEALREAARFEPDLLLLDWMLPDMSGLDLCRHVTAARNIPILMLTARSDITDKVLGLEFGADDYMTKPFDMREVVARIRTILRRVAQSNRAAEEPEAAAPVRFGDVEIAVGERLVRKGGETVELTPKEFDLLMTLHGRRGKIFTRVELLDLVWGYDFAGDTRTVDTHVLRLRKKLDAGDWITTVFGIGYKFEKRGD, from the coding sequence ATGAACGGGACTAAAATTTTGATTGTCGAAGACGAAGCGGCGATCGCCGATCTGCTGGCATACGGACTGGCAAGGGAGGGCTTCCGCACGCAGACGGCCGGCACCGGCGCGGAGGCGCTGCGAGAGGCGGCGCGGTTCGAACCGGACTTGCTGCTGCTCGACTGGATGCTGCCCGACATGAGTGGGCTCGATCTCTGCCGGCACGTGACGGCGGCGCGCAATATTCCGATCCTGATGCTGACGGCAAGGTCGGATATTACGGACAAGGTGCTGGGTCTCGAGTTCGGGGCGGACGATTATATGACGAAGCCGTTCGACATGCGGGAGGTCGTGGCCCGCATCCGGACGATTCTGCGCCGGGTGGCGCAGTCGAACCGCGCGGCCGAGGAGCCCGAGGCGGCTGCGCCCGTCCGCTTCGGCGACGTGGAGATCGCCGTCGGCGAGCGGCTTGTGCGCAAAGGCGGGGAGACGGTCGAGCTGACGCCCAAGGAGTTCGATCTGCTGATGACGCTGCACGGCCGCCGCGGCAAAATTTTCACGCGCGTGGAGCTGCTGGATCTGGTGTGGGGCTATGATTTTGCGGGCGATACGCGGACGGTCGACACGCATGTGCTTCGGCTCCGCAAGAAGCTGGACGCCGGCGACTGGATCACGACCGTGTTCGGCATCGGCTACAAGTTCGAGAAGCGGGGGGACTAG